The Vicia villosa cultivar HV-30 ecotype Madison, WI linkage group LG1, Vvil1.0, whole genome shotgun sequence genome includes a region encoding these proteins:
- the LOC131624720 gene encoding pathogenesis-related protein 1A-like: MSSFSVVYVLGLIFLVGSHVAYAQDSSTDYVNAHNTARSQVGVSDIAWDDTVAAFAQNYANQRKDCQLIHSGGGGRYGENIAVSSGGMSGTDAVKLWVDEKSDYDYDSNTCAAGKVCGHYTQVVWRNSVRLGCAKVSCENGGTFITCNYDPPGNYNGEKPY; this comes from the coding sequence ATGAGTTCATTTTCTGTAGTGTATGTCTTAGGGTTAATATTTCTTGTAGGGAGTCACGTTGCATATGCACAAGACTCGTCAACAGACTACGTGAACGCCCACAACACAGCAAGATCGCAGGTTGGTGTTTCAGATATCGCCTGGGACGATACTGTCGCTGCTTTTGCGCAAAACTATGCTAATCAACGTAAGGATTGTCAACTGATCCACTCCGGTGGTGGTGGCCGTTACGGGGAGAATATCGCGGTGAGCTCGGGTGGCATGAGCGGCACAGATGCAGTGAAGTTGTGGGTTGATGAGAAATCGGACTATGATTATGATAGTAATACATGTGCTGCTGGTAAAGTGTGTGGCCATTATACTCAAGTTGTTTGGAGAAACTCAGTTCGTCTTGGTTGTGCCAAAGTGAGTTGTGAGAATGGAGGAACTTTCATTACTTGCAACTATGATCCACCTGGTAACTATAATGGCGAGAAACCATACTAA
- the LOC131597994 gene encoding pathogenesis-related protein 1-like — MSSFADIVRQKEYWWMILSHVCVLGLIFLVGSQVAYAQDSSTDYVNAHNAARSQVGVSDIAWDDTVAAFAQNYANQRKDCQLIHSGGGGRYGENIAVSSGGMSGTDAVKLWVDEKSDYDYDSNTCAAGKVCGHYTQVVWRNSVRLGCAKVSCDNGGTFITCNYDPPGNYNGEKPY; from the exons ATGTCATCATTTGCTGATATTGTGCGGCAGAAGGAGTACTGGTGGATGATTCTATCACATG TGTGTGTCTTAGGGTTAATATTTCTTGTGGGGAGTCAAGTTGCATATGCACAAGACTCGTCAACAGACTACGTGAACGCCCACAACGCAGCAAGATCGCAGGTTGGTGTTTCAGATATTGCCTGGGACGATACTGTCGCTGCTTTTGCACAAAACTATGCTAATCAACGTAAGGATTGTCAACTAATCCACTCCGGTGGTGGTGGCCGTTACGGGGAGAATATCGCGGTGAGCTCGGGTGGCATGAGCGGTACAGATGCAGTGAAGTTGTGGGTGGATGAGAAATCCGACTATGATTATGATAGTAATACATGTGCTGCTGGTAAAGTGTGTGGCCATTATACTCAAGTTGTTTGGAGAAACTCAGTTCGACTTGGATGTGCGAAAGTGAGTTGTGACAATGGAGGAACTTTCATTACTTGCAACTATGATCCACCTGGTAACTATAATGGCGAGAAACCATACTAA